One genomic window of Arachis stenosperma cultivar V10309 chromosome 10, arast.V10309.gnm1.PFL2, whole genome shotgun sequence includes the following:
- the LOC130957163 gene encoding uncharacterized protein LOC130957163, with the protein MQPCKIKSSFEMMEAAIAQLSSQISGAVSTLMDRQAQTDKKIDANQEEYRSNLKNQGAVISKLEAQVGILSKRIPLPTYTFSSDTMANPRGDCKAITLRSGKVVEKGTPSKDNHGEVASKHGNEDEGEIPTSPPPKPVLKPYVPKAPYPQRLTKDEKDGQFSKFLEIFKRLQINIPFAEALEPMPLYAKFLKELITKKRNWKAKETIVLTEECSTIIQKKLSQKLKDPGSFQIPCIIGDITIEKALCDLGASINLMSLTMMRRMKIEETKLTKMAL; encoded by the coding sequence ATGCAACCATGCAAAATCAAGAGCAGCTTTGAGATGATGGAGGCTGCAATAGCACAACTGTCATCCCAGATTTCAGGAGCAGTCTCCACCCTCATGGACAGACAAGCACAAACTGATAAAAAGATAGATGCAAATCAAGAGGAATACAGGtcaaatctgaaaaatcaaggCGCAGTAATCTCAAagttggaagcacaagtggggaTTTTGTCCAAACGAATCCCACTTCCCACATACACATTTTCCAGCGATACCATGGCTAACCCAAGAGGAGATTGCAAAGCCATAACTCTAAGAAGTGGGAAGGTTGTAGAGAAAGGAACCCCAAGCAAAGATAATCATGGAGAGGTTGCATCAAAGCATGGAAACGAGGATGAAGGGGAGATCCCGACTTCACCTCCACCAAAACCAGTCTTGAAGCCCTATGTGCCAAAGGCACCATACCCACAAAGACTGACAAAAGATGAAAAGGATGGCCAGTTCTCTAAGTTTCTAGAGATCTTCAAGAGGCTCCAAATCAACATACCATTTGCTGAGGCATTAGAACcaatgccactctatgccaagttcttaaaggagcttaTAACCAAAAAGAGGAACTGGAAGGCAAAAGAAACCATAGTATTGACTGAGGAATGTAGCACCATCATACAGAAGAAGTTGTCTCAAAAGCTgaaagacccagggagttttcaaatcccctgcatcataggggacaTCACTATTGAGAAAGCTTTGTGTGATTTgggagctagcataaatcttATGTCCCTAACCATGATGAGAAGGATGAAGATTGAGGAAACCAAGCTAACAAAAATGGCACTCTAA